In Oryza sativa Japonica Group chromosome 1, ASM3414082v1, the genomic stretch CCTGAAATGAAGTACATGTTATCATGTCAATCCACAATgtcaaagggaaaaaagaatAGAAACATACAGATATCAGTATCCTACCATGACTAATTATGATGGTTATCTCCAAACTTATGCCAAATGTGCTCGACCAAATCATTTTTAAGTTGGGTGTGTTGTGGACGAGAACGGACAGTAGCTTTTTTGCGCATCACATCAGCAAAACACAGATTACCACCTATATTCACTTCAGGAGGCAGCGCAAACGATGCCCCTGGATTCTCATTCAAGTCAATATGAATGGTAGCTTCCTCTCTCTCATCTTCGACTATCATGTTGTGGAGAATCACACAAGCTAGCATGATCCTCCCAACACTCTTCCGCCTCCACAATCGTGCAGGCCGACGGACAATGGTAAATCGGGACTGCAACACCCCAAAAGCACGCTCCACATCTTTCCTTGCCCCTTCTTGGTGCTTGGCAAACAACTTATGCTTCTCAGTTTGGGGAAGAGGTATGGTCTTCATGAAGGCAGCCCATTCTGGATATATACCATCAGCAAGGTAATAACCTGTTCCATACTCATTCCCATTGACTGAAAACTGAACTTGCGGGGCTTCTCCTTTCAATGCATCAAAAAACAATGGGGACTGGTTCAGCACATTAAGGTCATTGTTTGACCCAGCAACTCCAAAGAAAGCATGCCAAATATGCAAGTCCTGGGAAGCAACAGCTTCTAGGACTATTGTTGGTACTCCATAATCACCACGGGTGAATTGCCCCCTCCATGCTAAAGGACACTTCTCCCAACGCCAGTGCATGCAATCTATACTTCCTAACATTCCAGAAAAACCACGAGACTCGTTGACCTGAAGTAGACGCTCAACATCCGAGGATGTGGGGCGTCGCAAGTACTCCCCACCGAACACCTCAATCACCCCCCGTGTAAACCTATCCAAGCACTCTAATGAAGTACACTTCCCAATCTTCAAGTACTCATCAAGGGCATCTGCAGGAGTGCCATATGCCAGCATGCGCATGGCTGCTGTACACTTTTGCAGTGGTGAAAGCCCTATTCGACCAGTACAATCTACCCTATAAGTGAAATAGGGAGAACACTGACCAAGGGCATTCACAATGCGTAGGAAGAGGCGTCTATTCATACGGAATCTTGTACGAAACATACTCTTAGTGTAGAGTGGTTCTGCAGCGAAGTAGTCCTCCACAAGACGCTGATGAGCAGCAGCATGATCCCTCTAAATGCACTTCCTTGGACCACTCCGTCTCCAAGATACCCCAACTGAGAGACTAGCCTTGATCTTTATAGTGAGCCTCCTAGCAAAGGAGTCTAGAACCCCCCGCTCAGCAACATATTGCTCCATAATGTTTGATGGGGCTAGTTCATCGGAATCATCTGAATATGAAGATGAATCCGGCATAGTGGGAGAGAAAGATGGGATTGGTAGGCTGAGTAGGAAGATGATATGCAAGAGAAGGAATATGGGTGTGGGTGGATGAATATGAAGGTAGGATAAAGCATTTTATAGATGTATCTTGTTCTGGTTATATGTAGGTGTGTATATTTATTGCTGCATGGTTATCTGAAATGCATTGTTGTTAAGTGAATTGGACTATTGACTGCATGATTTTTTGCACTGCATGCTGTTGACTAGATTAATGCAATAGAGAACATGTTGAACTTGTATTCTGCCAGAAATTTCAGCAAGGAACAATTTAATGCAGCACCATAAGTATTTCACCAGATAACAATGCATAGTAACTATAACTTATAGCACCATAAGTATTTCACCAGATAACAATGCATAATAACTATAACTTGCATAAATAAATAAGTTTTAGCAGGATAAAGTTCAGAAAGTGACTATATTATAGTAGAGGACAATGCAAAGTTTCAGCATGATAAAGTTAAGAAAATAACTATATTATAGTAAACAAGAATGTAAAGTTTTAGCAAGATAATACCTTAGTCAGTTTTGCCAAATAACTTCTCCCTGAAACACCTCAATGCCAGCATGCGCTCAGATCTCACATCTTCAGGCATCCCAGTTGTATCTTGCATCATCAACGATTTGTATGTTTCTAGTATGGTTGATTCCTTGTGTTCCTTTTCTGCAAGGTACTTAAGCTTTCGAGCTTCAACATTCTCACTAGACACACGCCTCTGTGTCTCtagcatctctttgtggccctCATTTGCTGTATTCTGAGCATCTACAAGCTTGTGGAATTCCTCTTCAAGATCTATAATAGCCTGGTCCTTTCTTTTTCGTTTCTGCTGCTCCTTAGCTTGCTTGCCCCCTATTGGTCGTTCATCTCTAGCATCATCTAGAGAGAAATGATGCCCCACACCCTCCTCAACATTGAACTTTCTCTTGTCTGGCTCCAAACCTTCTAAACGTTCCAAATAGGCGTCCCATTTTGGTTCCTTGCTAAGCACATCCCAACAATGCTTAAACATAAATGGACCATCCTTTTTGTGATCTTCTTCATAACTTTTCACTGTCCTGTCCATCAAATTCACTTCAGATTCACCACTAGCCCACAAAGCATTAGCCTCCTTCCAGCTAGCACAAAACCATGCAaccctttttttaattcttccAAACCGATCCTTGACTTGCTTGACCTGCCTAGCCCTGTTTTTTGGGGTGGTGTTGTTGTAGACGGCAGCAACACCATTCCAATATTGGTCATTCTTCTTGTAATTTGATTGGATTGGATCATTTGAATTATTCAACCAAGCACTGACCTAAAATATTTATCAAAAGATGTTTATTGCAGTTCTATTAATATAACACATGGACATCATAATTAACCCCCCAAAAAATAACTTACCAATCTAAGATCCTCCTCTTTTGTCCATGGCAAGCGTTTTTCAGTCCTAACGCAATCGCCAACATTGCAGTCGTCGCCAACGTTGATTGGCTGCGATGAACTCCCATTGCACACATGTTGTTCAGTTCTTGGTGTGGTTTTCCTCAAAAATTTAAGTAAACCACCAGGTGCGTGAGAATCCACTCCCCTGCTCAGACATGTATACACAAAAATCAGAATCATATATCTCAAACATATATACATCTAGAAGTGCCCTATTCAGGAAGCGATAGTCACTGGACTAGTGTGGCTAGTGATGGCTATAGATGACATGGTAGTAGTATTCAGCCAGCAGCCGGCTAAagtattagccttgctcttaggAGGGGATGTGACCCCTCCCCTCCTAGTACAATGAACCTGTACAAAGcctttgtccagattcgttaagACGGAGGGGGTTACATCCCCTTCTAGTACAATGAACCTGTACTAAGCCTTTGTCCAAATTcgttgagacggagggagtacgagtTACAAAGTCACAAAATCACGACTTAACTAAAAGCAAGGAAACTCTTAGACATCTTGTTTGCACGTTTGGAATGTATCACATGAATTTTATCTGAATTTTAGTAGAAAATAGTTTCTATAACCTATTAACAGTATATCGTGGAAACCAGGACTGCTGAAATCTCTGGTCGAACTCTCTCTTAACGATGAAGCTTTATTAGACATCAACTGTTCAGACAAATTAGCCTACCTGCAAAATAGGCAGTTTGTGGGCAAAACTAGCTCATTTGCAGCAAATGCAGGCCCGAGAAGGGGGAACCATCCTGCTGAAAGACATCAAAGGCTCACTGCACTTTGAAGTTGAGACTGACCACTGATATCGCTACAAACTCACGGCATGACCAACAAGATCCAGGGCAAAAGGCAGACACGGCTCATATgaggctgagagagagagagagagagtaccgTCCATTCCACCAATAAACATGAGCAAAAGCAGAAGAAAAATAACCTCTCAAGTTTACAGCACGGACAAGGAGCAATGTACTTGCTAAATCTGCAGATTGAAGCTGGCCAATTGTTAACACATGAAGAAAACGTCGAGAGAATCACTGACAAAAGGTACTTCAAGCTTGTTTGGAGtgatgtcaattttttttgttctatcTAATTTCTAGCAACTTAAATAGTGTCATACGGAGGTATGGTTtgttaacatttttttcttcACGCTGGTTTCACACTTGTCATGGCTTTGGCACTATCAAAATATTGGTTAAGCAAAAATTGACTCTATAATAACAAATAAGCCCTTCATCTCCAGTCACCTAGAAAGATACTTAACCTCCTCATATATAAACGCTCCATCAAAACGGAAATGCCAGTCTATCCGTTTGCATTCAGCAGCTGAGCTCACCCTGTCAATGCCCTTATCAGACTATCAGAGTAGTACAACATGGAGCTGACCATAGATATCTCATGTCTTAACTCAGCATTCAGAGAAATAAAGATATCTCATGAATTAACTCAGCATTCAGagaaataaatttcaaaaaaaaaaactgattcaGAGAAACAATTGACCTTATACCATGGCCCCAACGGCAGTGAAAAATGTAGTAAAAGATAACCAGCGAGGCGAAAACAGGTGAACACCATGATTTTGAACATGTGAAAGCTGAACACTGATAGGTGAGTTTTCGTTCAAACACAAGTACAGCGGAGCCGAAGAATCACATGAGAAAATCTTATtagataatttaataattttagttttagtcaagatttaaaatataaataaggaTAAGTATCAACATCATGATGCTTTGGATTTCTTCTACTAAAGTACTAAGTATTTTTGTTCCTGGAGACAAGTCAATATCCCAGCAAAGATAATGTCGGAAGACTAATTTCAATGAAGTATACATAGTTTGACTGAAATGTGCAAAGGTCCACACTACTGTTAAACTAGCAAACAGTAAACTTTTCTTAGTTGACTTTGAATAAGACAATATTGTGAAAATAATATAGGTAAATGCATTTCCCTTATGCGACAGGAGCTTGAAATTTGCATTTCACTAATAATTCAGGTTGACATCTCACTACAACGTAAGATTGAAGTCCCACATCAATTTTCTTTTCCCATACAAGTTGAGTAACTATAGAAAATATTGTTGAAAACTTGAATTAGAGTGGGCTTGAAATATAGTGGCTCATTTGCTATAGGAGCTCCATAGAAAATGCTCCGTTAAACTTGCACAAAAATTCTATTGGATGTCTCAAATAGCAAGGAAATGCATGCCTGAGAGTGCGAAATTTGACCTCTTGGAAAACAATTTCCATAGTGAAAGCGGGAAACCTTTTCACAGATTTCTGACTCCAATAGGATGTATCACTAGGTCTGAAACGTGTcgactcccaagtcccaacagTGCAAAGGTACTAACGAAATACCGCAACAAACTTAATACTATGACAGTAGAGTGATTTGCACATAGACATGGTACTCACAACAATTCTATTGTTAGCTCAAAAGGCAAACAACCATGGATGGGAAGATACACAAAAGATGAGACAAGGACAGCCTTCCAATCAAAATAAGAAGGTGGTATACATACCAAAAAGGCAACTTTTTCACCATGTGTCATTGAAGCAATTATCTcgttcatcatcatcaccatgaTGGCATTGGCAATACAATAGATGAATAGACAGATCAAACTTAACCGTATCAGCTCGATCAATATCCAATAGCTAAACCTTACTCCCAAAATTCAGATTGATGAATGCAATTGCAAGGACAAATATTGCCACCAAGCCCCAAAATTGAgtctaaaatttctatataagcatatgcagattgCAGAGTATAGTAGAGCCACTTCCCCTAGTTGCGAGTTCATGTCAGTCTTCGAAGGCGGACACCAACTCCGGCACCGGCTCCGGCACGGTGGGGAGCACCGGGTAATTCCGCGAGAAGCAGGCGTCGCAGAGCTCATGCGCCTCGTCGCCATAGATG encodes the following:
- the LOC4324954 gene encoding uncharacterized protein isoform X1; translated protein: MFRTRFRMNRRLFLRIVNALGQCSPYFTYRVDCTGRIGLSPLQKCTAAMRMLAYGTPADALDEYLKIGKCTSLECLDRFTRGVIEVFGGEYLRRPTSSDVERLLQVNESRGFSGMLGSIDCMHWRWEKCPLAWRGQFTRGDYGVPTIVLEAVASQDLHIWHAFFGVAGSNNDLNVLNQSPLFFDALKGEAPQVQFSVNGNEYGTGYYLADGIYPEWAAFMKTIPLPQTEKHKLFAKHQEGARKDVERAFGVLQSRFTIVRRPARLWRRKSVGRIMLACVILHNMIVEDEREEATIHIDLNENPGASFALPPEVNIGGNLCFADVMRKKATVRSRPQHTQLKNDLVEHIWHKFGDNHHN
- the LOC4324954 gene encoding glutathione S-transferase T3 isoform X2 — protein: MYICLRYMILIFVYTCLSRGVDSHAPGGLLKFLRKTTPRTEQHVCNGSSSQPINVGDDCNVGDCVRTEKRLPWTKEEDLRLVSAWLNNSNDPIQSNYKKNDQYWNGVAAVYNNTTPKNRARQVKQVKDRFGRIKKRVAWFCASWKEANALWASGESEVNLMDRTVKSYEEDHKKDGPFMFKHCWDVLSKEPKWDAYLERLEGLEPDKRKFNVEEGVGHHFSLDDARDERPIGGKQAKEQQKRKRKDQAIIDLEEEFHKLVDAQNTANEGHKEMLETQRRVSSENVEARKLKYLAEKEHKESTILETYKSLMMQDTTGMPEDVRSERMLALRCFREKLFGKTD